A DNA window from Camelina sativa cultivar DH55 chromosome 17, Cs, whole genome shotgun sequence contains the following coding sequences:
- the LOC104755641 gene encoding LAG1 longevity assurance homolog 3 isoform X1, with the protein MGLLESVRSINWELESSPVYQDFRVLPLFALFFPSIRFLLDRFVFEKLAKHLIYGKHRQDMGDDTAERKKKIRKFKESAWKCVYYLSAEILALSVTYNEPWFMNTKYFWVGPGDQTWPDQQTKLKLKLLYMFVAGFYTYSIFALVFWETRRSDFGVSMGHHIATLILIVLSYVASFSRVGSVVLALHDASDVFLEVGKMSKYSGAERVASISFILFVLSWIILRLIYYPFWILWSTSYEVVLELDKDKHPIEGPIYYYMFNTLLYCLLVLHIYWWVLMYRMLVKQIQDRGKLSEDVRSDSEGEEEHED; encoded by the exons ATGGGTTTGCTCGAATCGGTGAGATCAATCAATTGGGAACTCGAATCATCTCCGGTTTACCAAGATTTTCgtgttcttcctctttttgCTCTCTTCTTCCCTTCGATTCGTTTTCTCCTCGATAGATTCGTCTTCGAG AAATTGGCAAAACATTTGATCTATGGAAAACATAGGCAGGATATGGGAGATGACACAgccgagaggaagaagaagatcagaaaaTTCAAAGAATCAGCTTGGAAGTGTGTTTACTATCTATCAGCTGAGATTCTTGCTCTCTCTGTGACTTACAATGAGCCTTGGTTTATGAACACTAAATACTTTTGGGTTGGTCCTGGAGATCAGACTTGGCCTGATCAACAAACCAA GTTAAAGTTGAAGCTTTTGTATATGTTTGTGGCTGGGTTCTATACATACTCTATATTTGCTCTGGTTTTCTGGGAAACGAGGCGTTCTGATTTTGGAGTTTCAATGGGTCATCATATCGCCACCCTTATTCTTATAGTCCTCTCATACGTAGCTAG CTTCTCCCGTGTTGGTTCGGTTGTTCTGGCACTTCACGACGCTAGTGATGTGTTTCTTGAAGTGGGGAAAATGTCTAAATATAGTGGAGCTGAAAGAGTTGCGAGCATTTCATTCATTCTTTTCGTTTTGTCTTGGATCATTCTCCGACTCATTTACTATCCCTTTTGGATCTTATGGAGCACAAG TTATGAAGTAGTTTTGGAGCTTGATAAGGACAAGCACCCAATCGAAGGACCAATATACTACTACATGTTCAACACTCTCCTCTATTGCTTGCTTGTGCTTCACATTTATTGGTGGGTTTTGATGTATCGGATGCTTGTGAAACAAATACAAGATAGAGGCAAGCTTAGTGAAGATGTCAGATCTG attctgaaggtgaagaagaacacGAAGACTGA
- the LOC104755642 gene encoding phytosulfokines 1-like: MAFIYKITLLFIQLLERSRRKRKEMMKKKSEVMIFFFFTLVLLLSMASRVISREDGFAPPKPSPSAHEKARNSKGDGDGVLECKNSDSEEECLVKKAVAAHTDYIYTQDLNLSP, translated from the exons ATGgcctttatatacaaaataacacttttatttattcaactcttagagagaagtagaagaaaaaggaaagaaatgatgaagaagaaaagtgaagtgatgatcttcttcttcttcactctagTATTGCTTCTAAGCATGGCTTCACGTGTTATTTCAAGAGAAGATGGTTTTGCTCCTCCTAAACCATCTCCCTCCGCACAT GAGAAAGCAAGAAACAGTAAAGGTGATGGAGATGGAGTACTAGAGTGCAAGAATTCAGACAGTGAAGAAGAATGTCTTGTGAAGAAAGCCGTAGCTGCTCACACCGATTACATCTATACACAAGACTTAAACCTATCTCCTTGA
- the LOC104755641 gene encoding LAG1 longevity assurance homolog 3 isoform X2, with protein sequence MGLLESKLAKHLIYGKHRQDMGDDTAERKKKIRKFKESAWKCVYYLSAEILALSVTYNEPWFMNTKYFWVGPGDQTWPDQQTKLKLKLLYMFVAGFYTYSIFALVFWETRRSDFGVSMGHHIATLILIVLSYVASFSRVGSVVLALHDASDVFLEVGKMSKYSGAERVASISFILFVLSWIILRLIYYPFWILWSTSYEVVLELDKDKHPIEGPIYYYMFNTLLYCLLVLHIYWWVLMYRMLVKQIQDRGKLSEDVRSDSEGEEEHED encoded by the exons ATGGGTTTGCTCGAATCG AAATTGGCAAAACATTTGATCTATGGAAAACATAGGCAGGATATGGGAGATGACACAgccgagaggaagaagaagatcagaaaaTTCAAAGAATCAGCTTGGAAGTGTGTTTACTATCTATCAGCTGAGATTCTTGCTCTCTCTGTGACTTACAATGAGCCTTGGTTTATGAACACTAAATACTTTTGGGTTGGTCCTGGAGATCAGACTTGGCCTGATCAACAAACCAA GTTAAAGTTGAAGCTTTTGTATATGTTTGTGGCTGGGTTCTATACATACTCTATATTTGCTCTGGTTTTCTGGGAAACGAGGCGTTCTGATTTTGGAGTTTCAATGGGTCATCATATCGCCACCCTTATTCTTATAGTCCTCTCATACGTAGCTAG CTTCTCCCGTGTTGGTTCGGTTGTTCTGGCACTTCACGACGCTAGTGATGTGTTTCTTGAAGTGGGGAAAATGTCTAAATATAGTGGAGCTGAAAGAGTTGCGAGCATTTCATTCATTCTTTTCGTTTTGTCTTGGATCATTCTCCGACTCATTTACTATCCCTTTTGGATCTTATGGAGCACAAG TTATGAAGTAGTTTTGGAGCTTGATAAGGACAAGCACCCAATCGAAGGACCAATATACTACTACATGTTCAACACTCTCCTCTATTGCTTGCTTGTGCTTCACATTTATTGGTGGGTTTTGATGTATCGGATGCTTGTGAAACAAATACAAGATAGAGGCAAGCTTAGTGAAGATGTCAGATCTG attctgaaggtgaagaagaacacGAAGACTGA